Proteins found in one Candidatus Hydrogenedentota bacterium genomic segment:
- a CDS encoding NAD(P)H-binding protein, which translates to METHAVTGAFGYSGKYIARRLLDRGLRVVTLTNSPGRPHPFGDALAVRPLDFANPGALARSLEGVSVLYNTYWVRFNHPLFSHADAVRNTLALFDAARRAGVRRIVHVSITNPSEDSPFEYFRGKAVLERALGESGLSHGILRPAVLFGHEDILVNNIAWALRRFPVFGVFGDGKYRIQPIHVEDFADCAVALGESDENGTVEAIGPETFTYRELVEAVGAAIGVRRPVLRLSPALGHLAGLVIGRIVGDVFITREEIGGLMAGLLCVDAPPAGATRLTEWARAHADTLGRRYASELARRVHRDRSYGDLASR; encoded by the coding sequence ATGGAAACGCACGCGGTGACGGGAGCCTTCGGATACTCTGGCAAATACATTGCCCGGCGGCTGCTGGACCGGGGGCTGCGCGTGGTGACGCTGACCAACTCCCCCGGACGCCCGCACCCCTTCGGAGACGCCCTGGCAGTGCGGCCCCTCGACTTCGCCAACCCCGGCGCGCTGGCGCGTTCGCTGGAGGGGGTGTCGGTGCTGTACAACACCTACTGGGTGCGGTTTAATCACCCGCTCTTTTCGCACGCGGACGCCGTGCGCAACACCCTCGCGCTTTTCGACGCCGCCCGCAGGGCGGGAGTGCGCCGGATTGTCCATGTGAGCATCACCAATCCCTCCGAGGACTCCCCCTTTGAGTACTTCCGGGGGAAGGCCGTGCTGGAGCGCGCCCTGGGGGAGTCCGGCCTGTCACACGGCATCCTGCGTCCGGCGGTGCTCTTCGGGCATGAGGACATCCTCGTGAACAACATTGCCTGGGCGCTGCGCCGCTTTCCCGTGTTCGGCGTCTTCGGCGACGGGAAGTACCGGATCCAGCCGATCCACGTGGAGGATTTTGCGGACTGCGCGGTGGCGCTGGGGGAGTCTGACGAGAACGGCACGGTCGAGGCGATCGGCCCGGAGACCTTCACCTACCGGGAACTGGTGGAGGCGGTGGGCGCCGCCATCGGGGTCCGCAGGCCTGTCCTCCGCCTGTCCCCGGCGCTGGGACACCTCGCCGGACTGGTGATCGGCAGGATCGTGGGCGACGTTTTCATCACCCGGGAGGAGATCGGCGGCCTCATGGCGGGCCTGCTCTGCGTGGACGCGCCCCCCGCGGGGGCCACCCGGCTGACCGAATGGGCCCGCGCCCATGCGGACACGCTGGGACGGCGCTATGCCAGCGAGCTCGCGCGGCGCGTCCACCGCGACCGCTCCTACGGCGACTTGGCGTCCCGCTGA
- the ruvB gene encoding Holliday junction branch migration DNA helicase RuvB, producing MANADLVNPEPVEDDRSFDEQIRPAKLTDFPGQEPIKDKLRIAIQAAKQRSEPLDHLLLSGPPGLGKTTLARILANEMGVDIKQSSGPVIERQADLSAILTSLESFDILFIDEIHRLNHAVEETLYSAMEDFEVDIMLGKGPTARSMKIGLKPFTLIGATTRAGLLTPPLRARFGDVCRFDLYSPAELVRIIERSARILSVPVTDNGSLEIASRSRGTARVANRLLRRVRDFAQVKGDGTITREVADAALDLLRIDPLGLDDMDRAILDTVIRKFSGGPVGLSSLAVAVGEERQTLEEVHEPYLIQIGFLKRTPAGRVATPLAFRHFGMTPPAGDAGQTSLL from the coding sequence ATGGCAAACGCGGACCTGGTAAACCCCGAGCCCGTCGAGGACGACCGGAGTTTTGACGAGCAGATACGCCCGGCAAAACTGACGGACTTTCCCGGACAGGAGCCGATCAAGGACAAGCTGCGGATCGCCATCCAGGCGGCGAAACAGCGGAGCGAGCCCCTGGACCACCTGCTGCTGAGCGGCCCTCCGGGCCTGGGGAAGACCACCCTCGCCCGGATCCTCGCGAACGAGATGGGCGTGGACATCAAGCAGTCCTCCGGCCCGGTCATCGAGCGCCAGGCCGACCTCTCGGCCATTCTGACCAGTCTCGAGTCCTTCGACATTCTCTTCATTGACGAGATCCACCGGCTGAACCACGCCGTGGAGGAGACGCTGTACTCCGCCATGGAGGACTTCGAGGTGGACATCATGCTGGGGAAGGGGCCCACGGCGCGGTCCATGAAGATCGGGCTGAAGCCCTTCACGCTCATCGGGGCCACCACACGGGCGGGCCTGCTCACGCCGCCCCTCCGCGCGCGCTTCGGCGACGTGTGCCGCTTCGACCTGTATTCGCCGGCCGAGCTGGTGCGCATCATCGAGCGCTCCGCGCGCATCCTGTCGGTGCCCGTCACCGACAACGGCAGCCTGGAGATCGCCTCCCGGTCGCGGGGCACGGCGCGGGTGGCCAACCGGCTGCTGCGGCGGGTGCGCGACTTCGCCCAGGTCAAGGGGGACGGAACGATCACGCGCGAGGTCGCCGACGCGGCGCTGGACCTGCTGCGCATTGACCCGCTCGGGCTGGACGACATGGACCGGGCGATTCTGGACACGGTGATCCGCAAGTTCTCCGGGGGACCGGTCGGTTTGTCCTCCCTGGCCGTGGCGGTGGGCGAGGAGCGCCAGACGCTGGAGGAGGTGCACGAGCCGTACCTGATCCAGATCGGGTTCCTGAAGCGCACTCCGGCGGGGCGGGTGGCGACGCCGCTGGCGTTCAGGCACTTCGGCATGACGCCGCCGGCGGGGGACGCGGGCCAGACGTCGCTGCTCTGA
- the ruvA gene encoding Holliday junction branch migration protein RuvA, producing the protein MFAFLRGAVHHKTATAIALDVGGVGFLVHAPEPVLRRVVAGQEVTLLTHCHIREDDFLIFGFLREEEKSLFEMLLGISGVGPKVALAVVSALPPAPFAEAVMANDITAISKAQGVGKKLAQRILLETKTKMGQSPEWEAFFGEAKADEAPEGDDAYEALVSLGCTPPEAKKAVAAARANLGAGAPDEEVVRAALRTLARK; encoded by the coding sequence ATGTTCGCGTTTTTGCGCGGCGCGGTTCACCACAAGACGGCCACGGCCATCGCACTGGACGTGGGCGGGGTGGGCTTTCTGGTGCATGCGCCGGAACCGGTGCTCCGCCGCGTGGTCGCGGGGCAGGAGGTCACCCTGCTCACGCACTGCCATATCCGGGAGGACGACTTCCTGATCTTCGGGTTCCTGCGGGAGGAGGAAAAGTCCCTGTTCGAAATGCTGCTGGGCATCTCCGGGGTCGGCCCCAAAGTGGCCCTGGCGGTTGTTTCGGCGCTTCCCCCGGCACCCTTTGCGGAGGCGGTGATGGCAAACGACATCACGGCGATCTCCAAGGCCCAGGGCGTCGGCAAGAAGCTGGCGCAGCGCATCCTGCTCGAAACCAAGACGAAGATGGGCCAGAGCCCGGAGTGGGAGGCCTTCTTCGGCGAAGCCAAGGCGGACGAAGCCCCCGAGGGCGACGACGCCTACGAGGCCCTGGTCTCCCTCGGCTGCACGCCCCCGGAGGCGAAGAAGGCCGTGGCGGCAGCGCGGGCCAATCTGGGCGCCGGCGCACCGGACGAGGAGGTGGTGCGCGCGGCCCTGAGAACCCTTGCGAGGAAATGA
- the larA gene encoding nickel-dependent lactate racemase, with translation MSGVFLSLPWGDGVATACHEDLTLLEMLTVAEAPALPDPAGALRAQLDAPPGLNGPALAPLVPGTRVRIIVSDATRRTGMHLLLPALLDAVAQRGVRREDISFLVATGVHRAPTEDELDVILGAEVHREFSGRILCHNAEDAASLRFTGNTRRGTPVWINRAALETDFLIVTGTVVLHYFAGYGGGRKAVVPGIAGRATIAANHSLNLDPDSDRLNPAVRTGIMAGNPVAEDMAEAAATVPVHLCINTVLNRQCGLCGVHAGSLEAAHAGACRQAAALYRVRLNEPADLVVASAGGAPNFLQSHKALHNAWQARRPGGLVLFLAPCPEGLGGSGFARWLSLGSPAAVIAGLRERAEINGQTALSTLEKTPHTVLVSGLSGEDLSLLGATPARTFQEGLDLCVARLRAAGIVRPTVIAMPEAGYTVPGGVAEGDSQAVP, from the coding sequence ATGAGCGGAGTCTTTCTTTCCCTCCCCTGGGGCGACGGCGTGGCGACCGCATGCCATGAAGACCTCACCCTTCTGGAAATGCTCACTGTCGCCGAGGCCCCCGCCCTTCCGGACCCGGCGGGCGCGCTGCGCGCGCAATTGGACGCCCCGCCAGGACTCAACGGACCGGCTCTGGCGCCGCTTGTCCCCGGGACGCGCGTGCGCATCATTGTCTCCGACGCCACCCGCCGCACGGGCATGCACCTGCTGCTCCCCGCACTGCTGGACGCTGTTGCACAGCGCGGCGTCCGCCGGGAGGACATTTCCTTCCTCGTGGCCACCGGCGTCCACCGCGCGCCGACGGAAGACGAGTTGGACGTCATCCTGGGCGCGGAAGTTCACCGGGAGTTTTCCGGAAGAATCCTTTGCCACAACGCCGAAGACGCTGCCTCCCTGCGCTTCACCGGCAACACCCGGCGCGGCACCCCCGTGTGGATCAACCGGGCCGCCCTGGAGACCGATTTTCTGATCGTCACCGGGACCGTGGTCCTGCATTACTTCGCGGGGTACGGGGGGGGGCGCAAGGCGGTGGTGCCCGGCATCGCGGGGCGCGCCACCATCGCGGCCAACCATTCCCTTAACCTGGACCCCGACTCCGACCGCCTCAACCCGGCCGTCCGCACCGGGATCATGGCGGGCAACCCGGTGGCCGAGGACATGGCGGAGGCGGCGGCGACGGTGCCCGTGCATCTCTGCATAAACACGGTGCTCAACCGGCAGTGCGGCCTGTGCGGCGTCCATGCGGGGTCCCTGGAGGCCGCCCACGCCGGCGCCTGCCGCCAGGCGGCGGCGCTGTACCGGGTTCGCTTGAACGAACCCGCCGACCTCGTGGTGGCCTCGGCGGGCGGCGCGCCGAACTTTCTCCAGAGCCACAAGGCCCTGCACAACGCGTGGCAGGCCCGCCGTCCCGGCGGCCTGGTGCTGTTCCTCGCCCCCTGCCCCGAAGGGCTGGGCGGCAGCGGGTTCGCCCGGTGGCTCTCCCTGGGCAGTCCGGCCGCCGTGATCGCCGGCCTGCGCGAGCGCGCGGAGATCAACGGCCAGACGGCGCTGAGCACTTTGGAGAAGACCCCGCACACCGTGCTGGTGTCGGGGCTGTCCGGCGAAGACCTGTCCCTTCTGGGGGCCACGCCGGCGCGGACCTTTCAGGAAGGGCTGGACCTGTGCGTTGCACGCCTGCGCGCGGCGGGCATTGTCCGGCCCACCGTCATCGCCATGCCCGAAGCCGGATACACGGTGCCGGGGGGCGTTGCGGAGGGGGACTCCCAAGCCGTACCATAG